In one window of Azoarcus olearius DNA:
- a CDS encoding branched-chain amino acid ABC transporter permease, with translation MSAFAQVLASGVATGCVYGLVALSFVLIYKASDTVSFMQGELLMVGAFAAVGLHAAGVPLALAGVLAVLAVALLGAALERLALRRALGQPHLVAVLLTFGFGLVMRGAVASVPAATHEMHRLPLPEQVLVLGGIAFASSHLAVIAATALLVLLLALFFRHTRAGLALRACAEDARVAALMGVPVARMHTLAWALGAGLAAFAGLLLAPISFVHLDMGLVALKAFPAAVLGGLYSLPGALAGGVFIGVAEALAGLALPEGYKDAVPYALLMLALLAFPRGFGGRAA, from the coding sequence ATGTCCGCCTTCGCCCAGGTTCTCGCCAGCGGCGTTGCCACGGGCTGCGTGTATGGGCTGGTGGCGCTGTCCTTCGTGCTGATCTACAAGGCGAGCGACACCGTCAGCTTCATGCAGGGCGAACTGCTGATGGTGGGCGCCTTCGCCGCGGTCGGCCTGCATGCGGCGGGGGTGCCGCTCGCGCTCGCCGGCGTGCTGGCCGTGCTCGCGGTGGCGCTGCTCGGCGCCGCGCTGGAGCGGCTGGCGCTGCGGCGCGCACTCGGCCAGCCCCATCTGGTTGCGGTGCTGCTGACCTTCGGCTTCGGACTGGTGATGCGGGGCGCGGTCGCGAGCGTGCCTGCCGCCACCCACGAGATGCACCGCCTGCCGCTGCCCGAGCAGGTGCTGGTATTGGGCGGCATCGCGTTCGCATCCAGCCACCTCGCGGTGATCGCCGCCACCGCGCTGCTGGTGCTGCTGCTGGCGCTGTTCTTCCGCCACACCCGTGCGGGGCTGGCGTTGCGCGCCTGCGCCGAGGATGCGCGCGTCGCCGCGCTGATGGGGGTGCCGGTGGCGCGCATGCACACGCTGGCGTGGGCGCTGGGCGCCGGGCTGGCGGCCTTTGCCGGGCTGCTGCTCGCGCCGATCTCCTTTGTCCATCTCGACATGGGGCTGGTGGCGCTGAAAGCCTTTCCGGCCGCGGTGCTCGGCGGCCTTTACAGCCTGCCGGGCGCGCTCGCGGGCGGCGTCTTCATCGGCGTGGCCGAGGCGCTGGCCGGGCTGGCGCTGCCCGAGGGCTACAAGGACGCGGTGCCTTACGCGCTGTTGATGCTGGCGCTGCTGGCCTTCCCGCGCGGGTTCGGCGGGCGCGCGGCATGA
- the mscL gene encoding large conductance mechanosensitive channel protein MscL, which translates to MSFIQEFKEFAMRGNVIDLAVGVIIGGAFGKIVDSLVKDVVMPIVGRLVGGVDFRHLYVNLGSQQYETLEAAEKAGAPLVKYGAFINTTIDFLIIALAIFVAIKAINKLKRSEPPAPAPEPAPEPEDIKLLREIRDALKQR; encoded by the coding sequence ATGAGCTTCATCCAGGAATTCAAGGAATTCGCCATGCGCGGCAACGTCATCGACCTTGCCGTGGGCGTCATCATCGGTGGCGCCTTCGGCAAGATCGTCGATTCGCTGGTGAAGGACGTGGTGATGCCGATCGTGGGCCGCCTGGTCGGCGGGGTGGACTTCCGCCATCTCTACGTCAACCTCGGCAGTCAGCAGTACGAAACCCTGGAAGCCGCCGAAAAGGCCGGTGCGCCGCTGGTGAAGTACGGCGCCTTCATCAACACCACGATCGACTTCCTGATCATCGCGCTGGCGATCTTCGTCGCGATCAAGGCGATCAACAAACTCAAGCGCAGCGAACCGCCCGCGCCGGCGCCCGAACCCGCGCCGGAACCGGAGGACATCAAGCTGCTGCGCGAGATCCGCGACGCGCTGAAGCAGCGCTGA
- a CDS encoding ABC transporter substrate-binding protein, protein MRLFRRLAAVALLGWTALAAAATPGVTEREIVLGSIQDLSGPIALLGTPVRDGMLMRIDEANAAGGVHGRKLRLVVEDAGYDPKRGVLAARKLIQRDGAFAFLANMGTPVVMATMPLIVDAGRLHLFPFSPHESTYSPVHPLKFQLFAPYQDYMEAAVRHMVKERGYQRSCLLYQDDDYGLEVMKGVEAGLAKLGRGLAEKTSYKRGATDLSSQVARLRSADCDLVVLATVVRETIAAMAEARKIGWKVDMLVTASGYSAQTHELGGAAVEGLYGVSVLPHPYAAGANRALADWIARYRQRYGVDPNVWSAMGYSIADLFIQAAQAAGRDLTTERFTAAMERLATTRDFFGSPEYRFSPADHLGNRHGRLAQIRDGRWVILGDYLR, encoded by the coding sequence ATGCGTCTCTTCCGCCGCCTCGCCGCCGTCGCCCTGCTGGGCTGGACCGCCCTTGCCGCTGCCGCCACCCCAGGCGTGACCGAGCGCGAGATCGTGCTCGGCAGCATCCAGGATCTGTCCGGCCCGATCGCGTTGCTCGGCACCCCGGTGCGCGACGGCATGCTGATGCGCATCGACGAAGCCAACGCCGCCGGTGGCGTCCACGGCCGCAAGCTGCGGCTGGTGGTGGAGGATGCCGGCTACGACCCCAAGCGCGGCGTGCTGGCGGCGCGCAAGCTGATCCAGCGCGACGGCGCCTTCGCCTTCCTGGCCAACATGGGCACGCCGGTGGTGATGGCGACCATGCCGCTGATCGTGGATGCGGGGCGCTTGCACCTGTTTCCGTTCTCGCCGCACGAATCCACCTACAGCCCGGTGCATCCGCTCAAGTTCCAGCTGTTTGCGCCCTACCAGGACTACATGGAGGCGGCGGTGCGCCACATGGTGAAGGAGCGCGGCTACCAGCGCAGCTGCCTGCTCTACCAGGACGACGACTACGGCCTGGAGGTGATGAAGGGCGTGGAAGCCGGACTGGCGAAGCTGGGCCGCGGATTGGCCGAGAAGACCAGCTACAAGCGCGGCGCCACCGATCTCTCCAGCCAGGTGGCCCGGCTGCGCAGCGCCGACTGCGACCTGGTGGTGCTCGCCACCGTGGTGCGCGAGACGATCGCGGCGATGGCGGAGGCGCGCAAGATCGGCTGGAAGGTGGACATGCTGGTCACCGCCTCGGGCTACTCGGCGCAGACCCACGAACTGGGCGGGGCCGCGGTGGAGGGGTTGTACGGCGTCAGCGTGCTGCCGCACCCCTACGCGGCCGGCGCCAACCGCGCGCTGGCGGACTGGATCGCGCGCTACCGGCAGCGCTACGGCGTCGATCCCAACGTGTGGAGCGCAATGGGCTATTCGATCGCCGACCTCTTCATCCAGGCCGCGCAGGCCGCGGGGCGCGATCTCACCACCGAGCGCTTTACCGCGGCGATGGAGCGGCTGGCCACCACGCGCGACTTCTTCGGCAGCCCGGAATACCGCTTCAGCCCCGCCGATCACCTCGGCAACCGCCACGGCCGGCTCGCGCAGATCCGCGACGGTCGCTGGGTGATCCTGGGCGACTACCTGCGCTGA
- a CDS encoding LON peptidase substrate-binding domain-containing protein — protein MTDAVRLPLFPLNTVLFPDGLLPLRVFEARYMDMVTRCLRDGASFGVCLIAAGPEVGDAAIPHAVGTEALIEQWGMAEPGVLSIVVRGGRRFRIEDHEVERDGLLTGTVRWLAQPAPEAVPAGQAELLPLLKAIVGELGDRLPEPHRFDDAAWVGARYAEVLPIPLVARQKLLELDDVVSRLEIVQQFLHQRGLLKTAG, from the coding sequence ATGACCGACGCCGTCCGCCTGCCGCTGTTTCCGCTCAATACCGTGCTGTTCCCCGACGGCCTGCTGCCGCTGCGGGTGTTCGAGGCGCGCTACATGGACATGGTGACCCGCTGCCTGCGCGACGGCGCCAGCTTCGGCGTGTGCCTGATCGCCGCCGGCCCGGAAGTGGGCGACGCGGCCATCCCCCACGCGGTGGGCACCGAGGCGCTGATCGAGCAGTGGGGCATGGCCGAGCCGGGCGTGTTGTCCATCGTCGTGCGCGGAGGCCGCCGCTTCCGTATCGAGGACCACGAGGTCGAGCGCGACGGCCTGCTCACCGGCACGGTGCGCTGGCTCGCGCAGCCCGCGCCCGAGGCGGTGCCGGCCGGCCAGGCCGAACTGTTGCCGCTGCTGAAGGCGATCGTCGGCGAACTCGGCGACCGCCTGCCCGAACCGCACCGTTTCGACGACGCCGCCTGGGTCGGCGCGCGCTACGCCGAAGTGCTGCCGATTCCGCTCGTGGCGCGGCAGAAGCTGCTGGAACTGGACGACGTCGTCAGCCGGCTGGAGATCGTCCAGCAGTTCCTGCACCAGCGCGGTCTGCTGAAGACCGCCGGCTGA
- a CDS encoding phasin family protein → MTQIFNAEAFTAVFKDNIETFSSLAGSAFKRAERLVALNLNASRAMLEDSITSTRALLAAKTPQDLSDAQATLLQPAIEGTVALARSAYELALEAQQEAAALAESQFAELHKVLASSLEQAAKSAPAGSEGVFAAIKSVVAANTSAYDSLNKAAKQAAELAQANVSAATDAATKVVALIKKAA, encoded by the coding sequence ATGACCCAGATCTTCAACGCCGAAGCCTTCACCGCTGTCTTCAAGGACAACATCGAGACCTTCTCCAGCCTCGCCGGCAGCGCCTTCAAGCGCGCTGAGCGCCTGGTGGCCCTCAACCTCAACGCCAGCCGCGCGATGCTGGAGGACAGCATCACCAGCACCCGCGCCCTGCTCGCCGCCAAGACCCCGCAGGACCTGAGCGACGCCCAGGCCACGCTGCTGCAGCCGGCCATCGAAGGCACGGTCGCCCTCGCCCGCAGCGCCTACGAGCTGGCCCTCGAAGCCCAGCAGGAAGCCGCCGCGCTGGCCGAAAGCCAGTTCGCCGAACTCCACAAGGTGCTCGCCAGCTCGCTCGAGCAGGCCGCGAAGTCGGCCCCGGCCGGCAGCGAAGGCGTGTTCGCCGCGATCAAGTCCGTGGTCGCCGCCAACACCAGCGCCTACGACTCGCTGAACAAGGCCGCCAAGCAGGCTGCCGAACTGGCCCAGGCCAACGTCAGCGCCGCGACCGACGCCGCGACCAAGGTCGTCGCGCTGATCAAGAAGGCCGCCTGA
- a CDS encoding NAD(P)H-dependent flavin oxidoreductase: protein MPIPDAFRGRLRVPAIAAPMFLVSGPELVIECCRAGVAGSLPALNARPAAQLEDWLARIDAELAAHRAAQPAAPCAPYGVNLILHASNPRLQEDLATVVRHRVPFVITSLGHPGEVVKAVHAYGGLVFSDVIHAYHAQKAAAAGVDGIIAVCSGAGGHAGTQSMTSLIREIRAFWDGVLIAAGSISDGAGIRAAEVLGADFAYMGTRFIATREALAQPEYKQMLVDCGARDIVYTDAISGTNANFMWPSLEKAGFERAQLAAGHGKGQIHDMSDEARAWRDVWSAGHGVAAIHDVPPVAELVARLAAEYQAACALPPSAALVPGD from the coding sequence ATGCCGATACCCGATGCCTTCCGCGGCCGCCTGCGCGTGCCCGCGATCGCCGCGCCGATGTTCTTGGTTTCCGGTCCCGAGCTGGTGATCGAGTGCTGCCGCGCCGGCGTTGCCGGCTCGCTGCCGGCGCTCAATGCGCGCCCGGCCGCCCAGCTTGAAGACTGGCTCGCGCGCATCGACGCCGAACTCGCCGCCCACCGTGCCGCGCAGCCGGCGGCGCCGTGCGCGCCCTACGGGGTCAATCTGATCCTGCACGCTTCCAACCCGCGCCTGCAGGAAGACCTGGCCACCGTGGTGCGCCACCGCGTGCCCTTCGTCATCACCAGCCTGGGGCACCCCGGCGAGGTGGTGAAGGCGGTGCATGCCTATGGCGGGCTGGTGTTCTCCGACGTGATCCACGCCTACCACGCGCAAAAGGCCGCGGCGGCCGGCGTGGACGGCATCATCGCGGTGTGCAGCGGCGCGGGCGGCCACGCCGGCACCCAGAGCATGACTAGCCTGATCCGCGAGATCCGCGCGTTCTGGGACGGCGTGCTGATTGCCGCCGGCAGCATTTCGGACGGCGCCGGCATCCGCGCCGCCGAGGTCCTCGGCGCCGATTTCGCCTACATGGGCACCCGCTTCATCGCCACCCGCGAAGCGCTGGCGCAGCCCGAATACAAGCAGATGCTGGTCGATTGCGGTGCGCGTGACATCGTCTATACCGACGCGATCTCCGGCACTAACGCCAACTTCATGTGGCCCAGCCTGGAAAAGGCCGGCTTCGAGCGCGCCCAGCTCGCCGCTGGTCACGGCAAGGGCCAGATCCACGACATGTCGGACGAAGCGCGCGCGTGGCGCGACGTGTGGAGCGCCGGCCATGGCGTCGCCGCAATCCACGACGTGCCGCCGGTGGCCGAACTGGTCGCGCGGCTGGCCGCCGAGTATCAGGCCGCGTGCGCGCTGCCGCCGAGCGCGGCGCTGGTGCCCGGCGACTGA
- a CDS encoding branched-chain amino acid ABC transporter permease, protein MSATARRAALAAAAVLALAVFGYASASPDYALGQATLVITYAIAGLGLVIVVGHGGQIALGHGALVALGAYTQALLVARGLPPLLALPLAMAAGGAGGALASLPARRLGGLYFGISTLAFALMVEEALVRWESLTRGSAGLGVAAFSVGGWSATAPAAQLGVSAVLLALAWAGCRRLLASRIGRAWRALREDEMAAQACGIAAGPSIALAFTAGGALAGLGGALYAHWIGYLSPEQFGLRFSFELLMLVFIGGARRLAGALWGALVIVALPQLIALARDALPGDTLRSAGVETLLFGALIVAAVLLRPQGLAGGR, encoded by the coding sequence ATGAGCGCCACGGCACGCCGCGCCGCGCTGGCCGCGGCCGCGGTACTTGCGCTTGCCGTATTCGGGTACGCCAGCGCCAGCCCCGACTACGCGCTCGGTCAGGCCACCTTGGTCATCACTTATGCGATCGCCGGGCTCGGCCTCGTCATCGTCGTCGGCCACGGCGGCCAGATCGCGCTTGGCCACGGTGCGCTGGTGGCGCTCGGCGCCTACACCCAGGCGCTGCTGGTGGCGCGCGGGCTGCCCCCGCTGCTGGCGCTGCCGTTGGCGATGGCGGCCGGCGGCGCGGGCGGTGCGCTCGCCAGCCTGCCGGCGCGCCGCCTCGGCGGGCTCTACTTCGGCATCAGCACGCTGGCCTTTGCGCTGATGGTGGAAGAGGCCCTGGTGCGCTGGGAGTCGCTGACGCGCGGCAGCGCAGGGCTGGGTGTCGCCGCCTTTAGCGTCGGCGGCTGGTCGGCCACCGCGCCGGCGGCGCAACTCGGCGTCAGCGCCGTGCTGCTGGCGCTGGCGTGGGCGGGCTGCCGCCGCCTGCTCGCCAGCCGCATCGGCCGCGCGTGGCGCGCGCTGCGCGAGGATGAGATGGCCGCGCAGGCCTGCGGCATCGCCGCAGGGCCGTCGATCGCGCTCGCGTTCACCGCAGGCGGCGCGCTCGCCGGGCTGGGAGGTGCGCTCTACGCTCACTGGATCGGCTACCTCAGCCCCGAGCAGTTCGGGCTGCGCTTTTCCTTCGAGCTGTTGATGCTGGTCTTCATCGGTGGTGCGCGGCGGCTTGCCGGCGCCTTGTGGGGCGCGCTGGTGATCGTCGCGCTGCCGCAACTGATTGCGCTCGCGCGAGATGCGCTGCCCGGCGACACGCTGCGCAGCGCAGGCGTGGAGACGCTGCTGTTCGGTGCGCTGATCGTTGCCGCGGTGCTGCTGCGTCCGCAGGGGCTCGCGGGCGGCCGCTGA
- the hisN gene encoding histidinol-phosphatase, giving the protein MNPQNSTDILNVYLPLAHALADEARALALRRFRTRLDVSIKADDSPVTIADREIEAALRLRLAAACPTHGVFGEEQGREHLDADWVWVIDPIDGTKSFITGSPLWGTLLALLYKGQPVLGMVDIPFTGERWWAVAGGAAQYQGAATHASGCQTLAAARLYATSPDLFGDGDRARFERVGGAVALRRYGGDCYSYGLLASGHVDLVVEAGLQPYDYLAMVAIIEGAGGVVTDWQGQPLGLESDGRVLAAATPALHAAALALLTD; this is encoded by the coding sequence ATGAATCCACAAAACAGCACAGATATCCTCAACGTCTATCTGCCGCTGGCCCACGCCCTTGCGGACGAGGCGCGCGCGCTGGCGCTGCGTCGGTTTCGCACCCGGCTGGACGTGTCGATCAAGGCCGACGACAGCCCGGTCACCATCGCCGACCGCGAGATCGAAGCCGCGTTGCGGTTGCGCCTGGCGGCGGCCTGCCCGACCCACGGCGTCTTCGGCGAGGAGCAGGGCCGCGAGCATCTGGATGCCGACTGGGTGTGGGTGATCGATCCGATCGACGGCACCAAGAGCTTCATCACCGGCTCGCCGCTGTGGGGCACGCTGCTGGCGTTGTTGTACAAGGGACAGCCGGTGCTGGGCATGGTCGACATCCCCTTTACCGGCGAGCGCTGGTGGGCGGTGGCCGGTGGCGCGGCGCAGTACCAGGGCGCGGCGACGCACGCCAGCGGCTGCCAGACGCTGGCGGCAGCGCGGCTCTATGCCACCTCACCGGATCTGTTCGGCGACGGTGACAGGGCGCGCTTCGAACGGGTCGGCGGAGCGGTGGCGCTGCGCCGTTATGGCGGCGACTGCTATTCCTATGGCCTGCTCGCCAGCGGCCATGTGGACCTGGTGGTGGAGGCTGGCCTGCAGCCCTACGACTACCTGGCCATGGTGGCCATCATCGAGGGTGCAGGCGGCGTGGTCACCGACTGGCAGGGCCAGCCGCTGGGGCTGGAGTCCGATGGCCGCGTGCTGGCCGCGGCAACGCCTGCGCTGCATGCGGCGGCGTTGGCCCTGCTGACGGATTGA
- a CDS encoding MBL fold metallo-hydrolase has protein sequence MLQIQIVPVTAFEQNCSILWCDRSMKAAVVDPGGDLERIHAAVQKLGVSVEKILITHGHIDHAGGTARLARDLGVPVEGPQQEDRFWIVAMPQQSKMFGFPDVEAFEPDRWLGDGDTVSVGEETLQVIHAPGHTPGHVVFFQPEARLAVVGDVLFAGSIGRTDFPRGNHAELISSIRNKLFPLGDDITFIPGHGPASTFGDERDSNPYVGDHA, from the coding sequence ATGCTTCAGATCCAGATCGTTCCCGTCACCGCCTTCGAGCAGAACTGCAGCATCTTGTGGTGCGACCGCAGCATGAAGGCGGCCGTGGTCGATCCGGGGGGCGACCTCGAGCGCATCCACGCGGCGGTGCAGAAGCTGGGCGTGAGCGTGGAAAAGATCCTGATCACCCACGGCCATATCGACCACGCCGGCGGCACCGCGCGGCTGGCGCGCGACCTCGGTGTGCCGGTGGAGGGGCCGCAGCAGGAAGACCGCTTCTGGATCGTCGCGATGCCGCAGCAGAGCAAGATGTTCGGCTTTCCCGACGTCGAGGCCTTCGAGCCCGACCGCTGGCTGGGTGACGGCGATACGGTCAGCGTCGGCGAGGAGACGCTGCAGGTGATCCACGCGCCCGGCCACACCCCGGGCCACGTGGTGTTCTTCCAGCCCGAGGCGCGGCTGGCGGTGGTGGGTGACGTGCTGTTCGCCGGCTCGATCGGCCGCACCGACTTTCCGCGCGGCAATCACGCCGAGCTGATCTCGTCGATCCGCAACAAGCTCTTTCCGCTCGGCGACGACATCACCTTCATCCCGGGGCACGGCCCGGCCTCCACCTTCGGCGACGAGCGCGACAGCAATCCCTACGTGGGCGACCACGCCTGA
- a CDS encoding GlxA family transcriptional regulator, producing MRTEPPLPIAILAMAETTASTLYGMYDLFMSAGRDWPLLMDGTPGAPLFAPVVVSREGRPLRAANGVTLTPDRALVDCPPPAAVCVPELAVVPGESIAGRFPAEIDWLRACHAGGSLLATACSGAVMLAEAGLLDGEDATTHWGFCAHLAREYPAVTVHPQRALVAAGEGQRLVMAGGGTTWLDLALYLIARLAGVDEAMHVARLNLIDWHHSGQQPFARLARSRQAEDALIADCQAWIADNYQRPTPVAAMVARSGLPERSFKRRFQLATGMSPMEYVHTLRLEEAKQMLEASTLAVEAVALELGYEDASFFNRLFRREVGLTPAAYRRRFGGMRRALQAVQTT from the coding sequence ATGCGCACCGAACCGCCCCTGCCGATCGCCATCCTCGCGATGGCCGAGACCACCGCCTCGACGCTGTACGGCATGTACGACCTCTTCATGTCGGCCGGGCGTGACTGGCCGCTGCTGATGGACGGCACCCCTGGCGCGCCGCTGTTCGCGCCGGTCGTGGTCTCGCGCGAGGGGCGTCCGCTGCGCGCCGCCAACGGCGTGACGCTGACGCCGGACCGCGCGCTGGTCGACTGTCCGCCGCCGGCCGCGGTGTGCGTGCCCGAGCTGGCGGTGGTGCCCGGGGAGTCGATCGCCGGCCGCTTTCCCGCCGAAATCGACTGGCTGCGCGCCTGCCACGCCGGCGGCAGCCTGCTTGCCACCGCCTGTTCCGGCGCGGTGATGCTGGCCGAGGCGGGCCTGCTCGACGGTGAAGACGCCACCACGCACTGGGGCTTCTGCGCGCATCTGGCGCGCGAGTATCCCGCGGTGACGGTGCATCCCCAGCGCGCGCTGGTCGCCGCCGGCGAGGGGCAACGGCTGGTGATGGCGGGCGGCGGCACCACCTGGCTGGACCTTGCGCTGTACCTGATCGCGCGGCTGGCCGGGGTGGACGAGGCGATGCATGTGGCGCGGCTGAACCTGATCGACTGGCACCACAGTGGGCAGCAGCCCTTCGCCCGGCTCGCGCGCTCGCGCCAGGCCGAGGATGCGCTGATCGCCGACTGCCAGGCCTGGATCGCCGACAACTACCAGCGCCCGACGCCGGTGGCGGCGATGGTGGCGCGCAGCGGCCTGCCGGAACGTTCGTTCAAGCGCCGCTTCCAGCTCGCTACCGGAATGTCGCCGATGGAGTATGTCCACACGCTGCGGCTGGAGGAAGCCAAGCAGATGCTGGAGGCCAGCACGCTGGCGGTGGAGGCGGTGGCACTGGAACTGGGCTACGAGGACGCGAGCTTCTTCAACCGCCTGTTCCGCCGTGAAGTGGGGCTGACGCCCGCGGCCTACCGGCGCCGCTTCGGCGGCATGCGCCGCGCGCTGCAGGCTGTGCAGACGACCTGA
- a CDS encoding flavin prenyltransferase UbiX, which yields MSATKTITVAFTGASGLPYGVRLVECLLAAGCRVWLLYSQVAQIVARQEMDWTLPGRPAEVEAELSARFKAQPGQLRVFGREEWFAPPASGSNPPDAMVICPCTMATLAAVAAGLSQSLIERAADVVVKEGRKLVLVPRETPYSAIHLENMLKLARLGVCILPPNPGFYHHPQTVQDLVDFVVARILDQLGVAHSLMARWGEAPADGID from the coding sequence ATGAGCGCTACCAAGACCATCACCGTCGCCTTTACCGGCGCCTCCGGCCTGCCCTACGGCGTGCGCCTGGTGGAATGCCTGCTCGCCGCCGGCTGCAGGGTGTGGCTGCTGTATTCGCAGGTCGCGCAGATCGTTGCCCGCCAGGAGATGGACTGGACCCTGCCGGGGCGTCCGGCCGAGGTGGAAGCGGAGCTGTCGGCGCGCTTCAAGGCTCAGCCCGGCCAACTGCGCGTGTTCGGCCGCGAGGAATGGTTCGCGCCGCCGGCTTCCGGTTCCAACCCGCCGGATGCGATGGTGATCTGCCCCTGCACCATGGCGACGCTGGCGGCGGTGGCCGCGGGCCTGAGCCAGAGCCTGATCGAGCGCGCCGCCGACGTGGTCGTGAAGGAAGGCCGCAAGCTGGTGCTGGTGCCGCGCGAGACGCCGTACTCGGCGATCCACCTCGAGAACATGCTCAAGCTGGCCCGCCTCGGCGTCTGCATCCTGCCGCCCAATCCCGGCTTCTACCATCACCCCCAAACCGTTCAGGACCTGGTCGATTTCGTCGTCGCCCGCATCCTCGACCAGCTCGGCGTGGCGCACAGCCTGATGGCCCGCTGGGGCGAGGCGCCCGCCGACGGCATAGACTGA
- a CDS encoding homocysteine S-methyltransferase family protein, with the protein MSLYRHRLPQLAGAAFVSDGGMETTLIYHHGRELPHFAAFTLMDDAEGRRLLTDYYRRYIDIALRHRRGLLLETPTWRASADWGARLGYDAAALARVNRDSVALLDALRATHQRAGTPMVISGAIGPRGDGYVADAGMSATEAADYHGEQIATLASTRCDLVTAFTLNYVDEAIGIVRAAQHETMPVVISFTLETDGRLPSGQALGDAIRETDAATAAGAAYYMINCAHPTHFDHVLDGAGDWRHRIRGLRANASCRSHAELDAATELDAGDPIDLGARYRALRPQLPGLAVIGGCCGTDHRHVEAICAAYDG; encoded by the coding sequence ATGAGCCTTTATCGCCACCGCCTGCCGCAGCTTGCCGGCGCCGCCTTCGTCAGCGACGGCGGCATGGAAACCACGCTGATCTATCACCATGGCCGCGAACTGCCGCACTTCGCCGCGTTCACGCTGATGGATGACGCGGAAGGCCGCAGGCTGCTGACCGACTACTACCGCCGCTACATCGATATCGCGCTGCGCCACCGCCGCGGCCTGCTGCTGGAAACGCCCACCTGGCGCGCCAGCGCGGACTGGGGCGCGCGGCTCGGCTACGACGCGGCCGCGCTCGCGCGGGTGAACCGCGACAGCGTGGCGCTGCTGGACGCCCTGCGCGCAACGCATCAGCGCGCCGGCACGCCGATGGTCATCAGCGGCGCGATCGGGCCGCGGGGCGACGGCTACGTGGCCGACGCGGGCATGAGTGCCACCGAGGCCGCGGACTACCACGGCGAGCAGATCGCCACGCTGGCGAGCACGCGCTGCGACCTGGTCACCGCATTCACGCTCAATTACGTGGACGAAGCGATCGGGATCGTGCGCGCCGCGCAACACGAGACGATGCCCGTAGTGATCTCGTTCACGCTGGAAACCGACGGTCGCCTGCCCTCCGGCCAGGCGCTGGGCGACGCGATCCGCGAAACCGACGCCGCCACCGCGGCCGGGGCGGCCTACTACATGATCAACTGCGCGCATCCGACCCATTTCGACCACGTACTCGACGGCGCGGGCGACTGGCGCCACCGCATCCGCGGCCTGCGCGCCAACGCTTCGTGCCGCAGCCACGCCGAACTGGATGCGGCCACCGAGCTCGACGCCGGCGACCCGATCGACCTCGGCGCGCGCTACCGTGCGCTGCGCCCGCAACTGCCCGGGCTCGCGGTGATCGGCGGCTGTTGCGGCACCGACCACCGTCACGTCGAGGCGATCTGCGCCGCCTACGACGGCTGA